The Microbacter sp. GSS18 genome has a segment encoding these proteins:
- a CDS encoding glycosyltransferase gives MRVLVASTGNVGHFSPVVPLARALEAAGDEVRVATPASFADRVRAHGFAAAPVDDPAPDELEAVYRTLPRPGADLAQSSAAIRDLSNLIMVRDVFGGVDARAALPGMLAHIDAFAPDLVLREPAEVASLVASQLRSVPHVQYGIGTVTMVQFMVDGLRSSLAAFERELDLADRSLADAALRAPLFTHAPEVFDEGSVETAAPRSVHRFRLPASDRDRGGALPSWGDPDAPLVYATFGSVAATMAFEGLYRSVMAALGGVDARVLLTTGEGGTAEALRPWPDNVRVEQWWPQAEVMPHTAAMVGHGGFGTTTTALAAGVPQVVIPLFATDQWINAARVRDIGVGLELDAGPDLADVLADAVRTAIEDPRMRAAARAVRNDMVALPHARDLVQALHDAA, from the coding sequence ATGCGCGTGCTGGTGGCGTCGACCGGCAACGTCGGGCACTTCTCGCCTGTCGTGCCGCTCGCCCGAGCGCTGGAGGCTGCGGGCGATGAAGTAAGAGTGGCGACACCGGCGTCCTTCGCAGATCGCGTGAGGGCGCACGGCTTCGCCGCCGCCCCGGTCGACGATCCGGCACCCGACGAGCTCGAGGCCGTCTATCGCACCCTCCCTCGTCCGGGAGCCGATCTCGCGCAGAGCTCGGCCGCGATCCGAGACCTCTCGAACCTCATCATGGTGAGGGACGTGTTCGGCGGCGTCGACGCCCGCGCGGCACTGCCCGGCATGCTCGCCCACATCGACGCCTTCGCGCCCGACCTGGTGCTGCGCGAGCCGGCAGAGGTCGCGTCGCTCGTGGCGTCGCAGCTGCGCAGCGTTCCCCACGTGCAATACGGCATCGGGACCGTCACGATGGTGCAGTTCATGGTCGACGGGCTTCGGTCGTCGCTGGCCGCTTTCGAACGCGAGCTGGATCTGGCCGATCGCAGCCTCGCCGATGCTGCGCTCCGAGCGCCGCTGTTCACGCACGCGCCGGAGGTGTTCGACGAAGGGTCCGTCGAGACCGCGGCTCCGCGCTCGGTGCACCGGTTCCGGCTCCCGGCATCCGATCGAGACCGCGGCGGCGCGCTCCCGAGCTGGGGCGACCCCGATGCTCCCCTCGTCTACGCGACCTTCGGATCGGTGGCGGCCACGATGGCGTTCGAGGGTCTCTACAGATCGGTGATGGCGGCGCTGGGGGGTGTCGACGCCCGCGTGCTCCTGACGACCGGGGAAGGCGGCACCGCCGAGGCGCTGCGGCCCTGGCCGGACAACGTGCGGGTGGAGCAGTGGTGGCCTCAGGCAGAGGTGATGCCGCACACCGCCGCGATGGTCGGCCACGGCGGATTCGGGACGACGACGACGGCTCTCGCCGCAGGCGTACCCCAGGTCGTCATCCCGCTGTTCGCCACGGACCAGTGGATCAACGCGGCGCGGGTGCGGGACATCGGGGTGGGGCTCGAGCTCGACGCAGGGCCGGACCTCGCCGATGTGCTCGCAGACGCGGTGCGGACCGCCATCGAGGATCCCCGGATGCGCGCGGCGGCGCGCGCCGTCCGGAACGACATGGTCGCGCTCCCCCACGCCCGCGACCTCGTCCAGGCGCTCCACGACGCCGCGTGA
- a CDS encoding glycosyltransferase produces MRVLFATTANLGHVRPMIPLARACVDSGVEVLVACPASFADRVTAAGYAAFPFDEPSPEEVAAARARVGPNVSRHDSNVAMIRDVFGRLRGNAALARMQEAVDTWHPDLIVREPAEVASLVVAESRGVPHVQSSIGILETLRLLLGMIGQSFPDFEEPAGLEPGTLLAAASAAPLYTIVPPGFDDDVPGPGEPRAIHRFRYVPEPEGGATALPPWGDADAPLVYVTFGTVTATSPSAGAYRDVLDALSRSYARVLLATGPDGDPDSVRPWPRNARVERVPPPAVMREARAVVTHGGFGTTMTAIASGAPQVVIPQFANDQWINAMRVQARGVGKALIAEPPPWELLARTVTDVLEDRSSADAAADLQSQQATLPPPAAMVMRLQEDARAHV; encoded by the coding sequence ATGCGGGTCCTCTTCGCAACGACGGCGAATCTCGGCCATGTCCGGCCGATGATCCCCCTCGCCCGCGCGTGCGTCGACTCCGGCGTCGAGGTCCTCGTGGCCTGCCCCGCCTCATTCGCCGACCGGGTGACGGCTGCCGGCTACGCGGCGTTCCCGTTCGACGAGCCGTCCCCCGAGGAAGTGGCCGCAGCCAGGGCCCGCGTCGGTCCGAATGTGAGCCGTCACGACTCCAACGTCGCCATGATCCGCGACGTGTTCGGCCGGCTCCGCGGCAACGCCGCGCTCGCGCGGATGCAGGAGGCGGTCGACACGTGGCATCCCGACCTCATCGTGCGGGAACCCGCAGAGGTCGCCTCCCTCGTCGTGGCGGAGTCACGGGGCGTGCCGCACGTGCAGTCGTCGATCGGCATCCTCGAGACGCTGCGTCTGCTGCTGGGCATGATCGGTCAGTCGTTCCCCGATTTCGAGGAACCGGCCGGGCTCGAGCCCGGAACGCTCCTGGCGGCCGCCTCCGCCGCGCCGCTGTACACGATCGTCCCTCCGGGCTTCGATGACGACGTGCCCGGTCCGGGCGAGCCGCGGGCGATCCACCGGTTCCGCTACGTTCCCGAGCCCGAGGGCGGCGCCACCGCGCTGCCGCCGTGGGGAGATGCGGATGCCCCGCTGGTCTATGTCACGTTCGGCACCGTGACCGCCACCTCGCCCTCGGCCGGCGCGTACCGGGACGTCCTCGATGCGCTGTCGCGCTCCTACGCGCGCGTCCTGCTGGCCACCGGGCCCGACGGCGATCCCGACAGCGTGCGTCCCTGGCCGCGCAACGCGCGCGTGGAACGGGTGCCTCCCCCGGCGGTCATGCGCGAAGCGCGGGCGGTCGTCACGCACGGCGGCTTCGGCACGACCATGACGGCGATCGCCAGCGGCGCCCCGCAGGTCGTGATCCCCCAGTTCGCCAACGATCAGTGGATCAACGCCATGCGCGTCCAGGCCCGCGGTGTCGGCAAGGCCCTCATCGCCGAGCCGCCGCCGTGGGAGCTGCTGGCGCGGACGGTCACCGACGTTCTCGAGGACCGCTCGAGCGCCGACGCCGCGGCCGACCTGCAGTCGCAGCAGGCCACGCTCCCCCCGCCGGCGGCCATGGTCATGCGCCTCCAGGAGGACGCCCGCGCCCACGTGTGA
- a CDS encoding acyl-CoA dehydrogenase, with the protein MADAATYTAPVDDYAFLYGEVFGADVVERATDGAMSAEDAIDVLTAAGEFASEVLAPLDQPGDTVGATLVDGQARLPEGFADAYRALVEAGWITAEAPESAGGDGLPTLIQNGLGEIWNGSNMAFALNWMLTSGAIHALDAVGSPELRETYLAPMVEGRWTGTMNLTEPQAGTDLGAIRTMATPNDDGTWSITGQKIFITWGDHDVADNIVHLVLARTPDAPEGAKGISLFVVPKFLVNDDGSLGERNGVQTVSLEHKIGIHASPTCVLAYEGATGYLAGEIGGGLAGMFVMMNSARAGMGLQATGVSDRAYQRARAYAESRVQGPVMDRPAGTTIAGHPDVRRLLLSMSSEIFAMRAMGVLVGDLFDRADSDGTLAMAEFFVPIFKGWTTEESLRITSDAIQVHGGMGFIEETGVAQHYRDARIMPIYEGTTAIQSNDLIGRKLIRNEGATASELFARIEATIADLRASDDTVAVRTAERLERAVGAARRATDAMLDFASSQRDAYAVSVPYLMLLGTLAGGWMHGLAVVAVLGHDAPAAADAQRLTEADFYGAHHLSRVHALAETVAAGEID; encoded by the coding sequence ATGGCCGACGCCGCCACCTACACCGCCCCCGTCGACGACTACGCCTTCCTCTACGGCGAGGTCTTCGGCGCCGACGTCGTCGAGCGCGCGACCGACGGAGCCATGTCGGCCGAGGACGCGATCGACGTCCTCACCGCCGCGGGCGAGTTCGCCTCCGAGGTGCTCGCTCCGCTCGATCAGCCGGGCGACACGGTCGGCGCGACGCTCGTCGACGGGCAGGCGCGCCTGCCCGAGGGCTTCGCCGACGCGTACCGGGCGCTCGTCGAAGCCGGGTGGATCACCGCCGAGGCGCCCGAGTCCGCCGGCGGCGACGGGCTGCCCACCCTCATCCAGAACGGCCTCGGCGAGATCTGGAACGGCTCGAACATGGCGTTCGCGCTGAACTGGATGCTGACCTCCGGTGCCATCCACGCCCTCGACGCCGTGGGCTCGCCCGAGCTGCGCGAGACCTACCTCGCTCCCATGGTCGAGGGTCGCTGGACCGGCACGATGAACCTCACCGAGCCGCAGGCCGGCACCGACCTCGGCGCCATCCGCACGATGGCCACGCCGAACGACGACGGCACCTGGTCGATCACCGGACAGAAGATCTTCATCACGTGGGGCGACCACGACGTCGCCGACAACATCGTGCACCTCGTGCTCGCGCGCACCCCCGACGCCCCCGAGGGCGCCAAGGGCATCTCGCTGTTCGTCGTGCCGAAGTTCCTCGTGAACGACGACGGCAGCCTGGGCGAGCGCAACGGCGTGCAGACCGTCTCGCTCGAGCACAAGATCGGCATCCACGCGAGCCCCACGTGCGTCCTGGCGTACGAAGGCGCGACCGGGTATCTCGCGGGCGAGATCGGCGGGGGCCTCGCCGGCATGTTCGTCATGATGAACTCCGCCCGCGCCGGCATGGGCCTGCAGGCGACCGGGGTCTCGGACCGCGCGTACCAGCGTGCGCGTGCCTACGCCGAGAGCCGGGTGCAGGGCCCGGTCATGGACCGGCCCGCGGGGACGACGATCGCTGGTCACCCCGACGTGCGCCGGCTGCTGCTGTCGATGTCGAGCGAGATCTTCGCGATGCGCGCGATGGGCGTCCTCGTCGGAGACCTCTTCGACCGTGCCGACAGCGACGGCACGCTCGCGATGGCCGAGTTCTTCGTGCCGATCTTCAAGGGCTGGACCACCGAGGAATCACTGCGCATCACCTCCGACGCGATCCAGGTGCACGGCGGCATGGGCTTCATCGAGGAGACCGGGGTCGCCCAGCACTACCGCGACGCGCGCATCATGCCGATCTACGAGGGCACGACGGCCATCCAGTCCAACGACCTCATCGGCCGCAAGCTCATCCGCAATGAGGGTGCGACGGCATCCGAATTGTTCGCGCGGATCGAGGCGACGATCGCCGACCTCCGCGCGAGCGACGACACGGTCGCCGTGCGGACGGCGGAACGGCTCGAGCGCGCGGTCGGCGCCGCCCGCCGCGCCACCGATGCGATGCTCGACTTCGCCTCGTCGCAGCGGGACGCCTACGCCGTGAGCGTGCCCTACCTCATGCTGCTCGGCACCCTCGCGGGCGGATGGATGCACGGCCTCGCCGTCGTCGCCGTGCTCGGCCACGACGCTCCGGCCGCCGCCGACGCCCAGCGCCTGACGGAGGCGGACTTCTACGGAGCCCACCACCTGTCGCGCGTGCACGCGCTCGCAGAGACGGTCGCCGCGGGCGAGATCGACTGA